AGGTGTATCCTTAAATAATGGCTAAAAGATGGCATTATACCGAATATGGCAACTCATGGGAACTATGTGCTGAAGCGGAGGTCGTTTGAGGAACCAAACATGTTGAACGTCACGTCACATAAGTAACGAAAAACAACCTTTCAAAACGCCCGAGAAAAACCAGGGCACGGCATCAGTAACGTTACTTGCCAAACGAATGCTGTTCCAATTAAAACATGCACCAATTTACGGAAACTGGGACAATGGGCGCGTCCATTATATTTGCTCTTCTCTCCAGAAGAACACCCATAGCTGAAATGAATGATGGAGACATCCATGTGAACTTCTATGTGTTTAGACTGAAATATAGAATGGCACAATGTAGCGCTAGACCTGAGTCCGTGCAACAATTCGAATCTACCGGTGTTACACCAACAGATGGGAGAGTTTAGATCTTGGCTTGCATTTAGGAGGTTAAAAATATAagccacattttttttaataataataataataatcgcGGAGCGGAAACGATACTGCTTGGATAATAGCTTGTCAACGAGAAAAACAATCATAACTATTAACTACAATGACTGCGAACTGCGTCAAACACATAATTTccttctttttatttttcattctaaTGATTATGATTACTCTTTAGTTGCACCGACTAGAGCTCAGTCCAAACTATCAACAAATGTCAAGAGGCAAGTAAACAGTAAAGCAAACAGAGATATGTTATCCATCTGTGATGCTATTTGCCAAGTCATTATATGGCTTTGCTGACATAAAGCTGCATTGGTTTTCTGTGAACCCCGAATCTAGAGTTAACGTTATGTTCGTAGGCTAACGAGCATCAACAACAATCCCATCAGGAGGTAAACATTATttaataatcataatcaagCATGCAAGGCCGCTAGGTTAGCTAAGAAAGTGAATCATGACTACTCTAAACGCCCCACGAGACTCGCGTGCTCAGCATAGCTTGGATCCATatcatgctagctagctagcgataGGTAGCTAGCTGAGACAGCAAAACACCTATGCTTGACAGGCTGCTAGCCCAACTCGCTACATAGCCAACTGCGGTGGTATTCGAGTGCAGGGGCAACTTATAAGAAATACAAAACGACAAAACAATTATCCCTGTTCAGTTAACCCCCTTGACATGTGACATCAACATGTCAGACTTTGCTTACTACCTAGAATTAGCTTACTCGCAGCTACTAGCGTTTAGCTTAGATTTACATTTTGCAGCTAGCAGCAAAGGCTAGCAGTGGTCTACAACTTCCAACAATATTAGCCTAACAAATAGAAAGGGAGAAAATGTTACCTCACAACATTTAACCGTATATCCCGACGCCTAATAAACGTGCTCTGGGATCCTTGTCAATAGTCAAATATGTGGAAACCAATGCTCTATAAACAACAGTTTATCCCTCAGCCAACTCCAGGTTCGTTTGTCTTGACCACCATCTTGCCTCTAGCAATTATTTCCTTCATGGCGACTCTTTATGGCAGATTGTCGCAGGATTATTACACAAGGTAAGAGCACATGACCATgcgcaaacaaaacaaaaaagttaaTAATGCAAATATGAATCAGTTCTATCCTACTGCTCGTGGATTCATTTAAAACTCTTTCATAGAAAAGGTAAGAAATCGAAGCCTACGTGTAGACTAAGCAGATGATAAATTACGGGTTGATTGCAAACATGCTATTTGGGATTGTTTAGGCTACTGAATGGACCTACCGGGTCCAAGCCTAGGGGCCCCTTAAAACCCAAGCCTATGCATGAAGTCGCTAGCCTATGTTCTCCAACTCTGACATCTGAATGAGACCCTTCAGTCAAATAACACTGGTTATGTAATGTGATGTGTCTTCATAGGCCCCCTCAATCATATATACCATGAGTTATGTTCTTCACCCCTGATATCTGAATGGGGCCCTTCATGGGGGCTTGACTCTGTGCCCAGGGGCCCAGGCCCAGTGGCTCATAATCCGTCCATGATTTTTCAGTAGTAGAGAAGGTGTCCCAGGTCTTTCAATCATCCAGCAGGGGGCGACAACATAGTAACAAATACTTAGGACAATGAGACAGATATGGGATTGATGTATGTTTGAATACAAATAGTTTATTTATTCAGcaagacacacagaaagacacaattCCACAATAAATCCATTATCTACAAAATCACAGTAGTAATGCTAAATGAATTGCtcgtaccaacacacacaaatgaggtcACACTGTACACGCAAAGTAACAATAAAAAGACAGCGAGGCTACACATTCCTTAAACCAGTCTTGACATACAATAGCAGAGGTTCTTCAAAGCATTGTTAGACATAAGCCTTAGTGCTTCCCGATTCAGACATTGGGGCTGTCCGGTAGATTGTCTTCGCCGTTCCTTGTGCTGAGTAATTATAGCTGTAACCCCTATGAGAGAACCAAATCAAGAGATCATGATCAATCATCATTAAATACTCATACAGAGCCTCTAACGTCAAAGGAGTCGTGGGTTAAAAAAGCAAACCAGAAACATTAATGTATTTTTGTCCCATATTCTAAATGCATTGATAGACTAATACATGTTCACATAACTGACACCCAGGACGGCTAAAAGTTATTGGTCTAAATGTTGTCTTAAAATATTTCAATTAAACATCCAAAGAAATGTGTGGAATGTCTTCCACAGGTATTAACTGAAACTTGATCCCATGCAGGAAGCCTTGATGGGAATGGGCTCACTTTGTGCTATGGTTAACAGGAAGGCATAACTCACCCTTGTGGTATCGATGATGCTCCCATCTTACATGAACAGCACAGCATGCCTCCTCCCAGCATGGCGAGAGCAGCGGCCCCCCAGCCCATGTAAAGCCCAGTGCCCAGCTCAAATctacagagagggaaaggagtaAGAGGCATGCACTGAATATGTGATTGTggtgcatgtttttgtgtatttttggggGGGTTAAGGGGGGTCTGAAACACAGGTCTCTGTCTAcatacctttgtgtgtgtgtgtgtgtgtgtgtgtgtgtgtgtgtgtgtgtgtatgtgtgtgtgtgtgtgtgtgtgtgtgtgtgtgtgtgtgtgtgtgtgtgtgtgtaaagtaagTTATGAGAAAAAATGGTATATGCATTTGTATAGAACAGTTATTTCATGACCATGTCTGTCAGGTTCTAACAGTCATTTCTGAGAAATACTCACTTTGTGCCTCCGTAGAAAGGATCATAAAATTCTTGCACAATGCGTGAAGCATACCAGGACACAGCAGATAAAGTGCACAAGcctacaagagagagagagagagagagagagagagagagagagagaacaaccaTGTTTATACAGTACGTAGGGATGGCAGACTGAGACATTTACAGGGTTTGTGAAGGTCAGATGATAATAAAAAATGCACATAAACAATCAAGGTCAGGGTACATGACTGTTGATGAAATGCacgttttttcttcttctataGATTAGGCCTGGGAATTACACATGATCTTCAACAAttgtttacagtatgttcattcTCTGTTGATTTTGTTTCAACCCAAACAAGCTACAGTTCAGGTTAGGATGACAAATACCCCTCCACATGTAACTAATAACCAGTTTTGTTTGTTAAACATCGATTCTGACCAGGAAATAAGAAAACTCATCGAGGAGAAAAACTAGGGAGTGAGCGTCAAGACTCACCTGACAGGATAAACAAACTGCCTCCCGTTAAGGCGATCTTGCCCTTGGCCTCTCGGGACGTGTTTCCTAATTTAGTGCACTTGAGTCCCAGCACCGCCACGATGATGGATGCCAGGCCGAGGAGCAGGGCGATAATCATTAAGGCGCGACATCCCTGAACATAGCCTGCGGCAAAGAAGATgagtcaacacaacacacaatatgtACACAAACTAAAGGCAGCAAAGTCAATGTCATCTTGATGCAAGCCATCAATTTACTGTAGACGTGGTCACAtgtatgcataaacacacacacacacacacacacacacaaatttttGCAGAGTGAAGCTGAATCCGAAAACATCTCAGAGCCTTTCTGAGTCATGAGCGTTAACCTGGTCTTCTGCTTGGTCACGTCAGGTGCAACATTTACCTGGCAGGGCCAGCAACGACTCAAAGTCTCTGCAGTTGCTGATGCCGGTGCTGTCCTCGGCACAGGAGTGCCATAGGTTCGAATACTGGCGCGAAGAGGTAATCACACTGCCAGAGAAGGTTGAGACCTTCCAGAAGTCATTCGACACGCTCGCTCCTGTGAGTAACCAGCTCGCGACGCCGAGGAAGAAACCTACAATCTCCACGCCAGTGGACATGGCCGACCTCCAAAGCAACCAACTGAAAATATCGGGTAACAACAAAGTCCTCCTGTTGAAGTCCTCTAAAAATTTGATAGTGAAGAAGAAACAGGGCTGGTCTTGAATATTGAGGACTTCAAACAGATCTCACGGTGGTGGACTTATCTGATTGGGTCTTGTGACCTACTGTTCACTGCTACCTCACCAACCGTTTCTCTATTACGGGGACTTCACTCTTTTTATGCTGGGGCCATAAACCCATTAAACTCAGAGCCCTTCCTTGTGCGCTCATGACGACAATATTGATACTAGGAGTGTCTTTGTAGGCCATCCGACCAAATGTGCAGAGAGGAGCTGGAGTCTTTGTTTCATCGAAAGCAGAAACTTCCTGTTCCTGTGTTTATGTTTCATGTGTCATAAGTTCATCGTTACAGATGAATGATCTTCATTTGCTCTTTTTTACAATAAGGGAGTGGCTTTTTAAGCGTTCTTACAAAAGATTAatttccgcaacaattcaaggcTCTAAAATTCCATGTTGAATTCAGTGAATCTaaatattctttagaatgtgaTGTTACATGCTTAATGGTTAACATTATTAATGTAATGGGTACTGTGCTGGGATGCCCAGTTTGTAAGTAAGACCGTACTATAGTGGGAAGCCTATGGGAGGCCTGTGCAATGCTATTTATGTCTAAGGCGCAGGTTTGTAAATTGTCAGGTTTAATGTTTGCACCTAAGCATTTTGCTTTTTGCCTTACAAATCAAAATATATGTGATAAAAATGTGTCAGATAGTTGCTCTGTCACACACTGATTGTCATCTTTGTGGGCAACTAATGTCCTATAATGGATGAGAGCAGCAGTGAAATTGCTCAGGTTCTGGCCTACATATGGACTGACATCATGCAGTAGTTGTCAAAAGGTGCTCCAATAAGCTGCACCTGCTGAATGATTCTGTATTGCTTCCATCACAGTCTCTGTTATGCCATTCAGCACCATGGAACCTACTGCTATCTTATGTACTGTTAGAATGCCACGCATGCAGTTTCATAGTTTCATGGCAATTGATTGATGTGCAAATATAGCTTGCATACGTAAATGTGGGGAAATGTGAGGTCATgtgtgattacacacacacacacacacacacatacctggcaAGCCCAGCACGGTCTTGTATTTATTGCACTGCACGGCTCCCATAGAGTTTGATGTACATGACATCCACAGGCCTTCAAAGACCCAGCTGCTGGTCATGACTGCTTCAACATGGCTGCCCACGCGCCAGGAGTGGGAGCTGGTGCAGCTGGACTCCATGCACCAGCCCAGCACGCCCAGCGTCAGGCCCAGCACCTGCAGCACCAGCACGGTCATGGGGAGTGGCAGGGGATGGCAGGGGTCGACCTGGTCCTCGGTGCACCTGTGGAGGTGAGTTaagtaagttaactcagagtaagtgcatggtaaacctcctaatagaagagctgaaTGTCCTCATTCTCCTAATAAACCAATGCCATAAGGCTCATGTTGTAGGAGGTTAatcacttactctgagttaactcaCCCAGGTTTGACACTAAACAATGTACTTGGAATGAATACTCCACAGGTATCTCAAGGTCAGGTCtatcagtgttgttgttgttatcagGGTTGCAACATGATATTACAGAGGAAATGACGTGAGGacctatgtgtgcatgtatgtgtgtgtgaattgtctGTCTGATTTGTCAAGTAACTAATGAATGCTAAACAAATTAAAAAGATTAACTAAATAAATTATAAAGGACAAGAAACACTATAtgctcaaaatgtttgttgtGAAATGTCGGACAGTCGGTAACAGCAACttcacgtacagtatgtggcattCCGAATATAAATGCACTCAGCACTCCCATATATGCTTAATTGTGATGTCTTGAGGCCCTTTCTAAGTTAGTAGTTGATTTACAATGttataataactacactgaATAATACATTGTATATCAGTAATGACCTTTTTCCTGACCTTTAGAATAATAACAGGTAAAATATTGTTGAGCAGTGGAAGCCTTAATTTCAAGGTTTAATCCACGAAGCAATACACTCATATCACCACTTACGTCAACTGTGACGAGATGCTCTCTCACTGTACTCCTTATTAAACCGTTTTCTCACGTTTGTGGTTTCCCGTTTCCTTGTTCCCCCTGGTCTTCAGGTCTTGTATTAGTCCTGTAATAATGAATACGTTCTCATGAGGCGGCAGAATGAGGAACGGCTCCTGTGCACGGGGAAGCTTCTGGAGTAAGGGGCCATCTGGCCCCTGAGTTAATATTGGCTTTGGGGGTCGATGGCCCCTCTGGGATGACCGGGTCTCTCAAAAGCCAAGTCCAACACACTTTCAGGCTACCCACAGCGCACAACACACTCTCGAGTGCAAACATAACATCAGACTTAGGTCTATGGCAGCCAAAAGTTCAGAAATGAGCAGCTGTTAGAAATCATGTTTATTCCATTTTAATCCAGTAGGGAAGGACACAGGATACAGTACCTGTAGTTTGTTCATATCAAGGCATAAGGTTGTGCCCACTCACTTGTCCTATATGCGATATGAAGATGTGTATTACAGAAACTGTGCTTGACAAAAATATAAATGCAACGGTTTTGTTTTCACAAAAGGCTTGTTTCTCTCATATTATGTGCGCACAATTGTTTAACTCTGTATGACAGTTGTGAATATCAAAAGACGTCTTAGACCTTTTACTTCAAAATTGGGAGTGAAAACTAAATTGTTTGCTTTTATATTTTGTATATCTGTGTATTATATTTTTGTTAATAATAAATGTATATTGTATATAATGAATAAATCCAAATTCTCAACAGACTGCTTTCTCATGGCAGATACTGAAGTTGTCACGTGATTGAGATGAAACTTGCATTAAAACTATGATGAAACCCTGAGAGCAAACAGGGAAGCAACACCACAGAGTAACGTCTGCTCGCCCGTTGGTGGACTTTAGCCGTTTTACGAGATTTTTAACACAATAACCGGTCACGAGAATCGATTGTCAAGAGAAACCTTGAGCAAATGAAATTTCTCACACCTCTAATGTATTGCTTCATAATTATTGTGTGTTGACCAACATTTCAAATTTCAAATGAAAACTGCTTTATGATCTAGGCCAAAGCCTCCTCCTGAGTCACTGTTGTGATTACTGCCAGGAACTTGcttgataaccaggttgatcaatGATTTACTTAAAAGGGGATCAAAGTCTAAAAGCCATGGGTGGAAGCAATGGCTGTCAGTTCTCCATTTCCATAGGCCTATCAGTGAGGAAGACCAGCTAATCTACAACTCCAATTCCCAAGAAGTTGGACTGCTGTGtgtaatgtaaataaaaacagaattatATTATTCTAAATGCTATAATGCAGTTGCATAAACAGTATACACTTGGAAACAGTGTAAAGACAATACATCAATTGTTTAAAGAGAATATTGTTTGATTGATATGTTGATTTTTAATTGTATTCCAGCAACGGCTGGGACATGTTGGAACAGGGCCATGTTTACCACGGCCTCTTCTTTTAACAacagtttgtaaatgtttggGAACTAAGGAGACCAGTTGCTGGAATTTTGATAATTAAATGGCCTGTTCTTGCCCAATATAGGATTTCATAGGATAGGATATCTGATCAGTTTGGGGTGCTCGTAATCCTGTTTCATTTTCCTTAACACACCCAGCATGACCGGTCTTAACTGCGGGCAGCCCATTTCAGCATCTGGACTCTCCATTTATGAAGCTATACGGTTGTAATATGTGCAGAATGCACATGGCACATGCACCAATGGGCAGACCGGGTTGGTCGGGGTGGCTGTGCCCGGTGGCTGGCATGGCGGGAGGCTCTAGCAGACCAGAAAAACCAAGCAGACAAAGCACCAGGCAGAGCAGGGGCAGTCTGATTCTGCCAGATCAAAAGGATCAAAGATTAGGTTTGCCGAAATCCCTACATTCATTGTTCTTAAATTGTTGCATTATTTGCCCACAGCTTTTCACAGAGTGATCAATTCTGCCACATCTTTACAACTGAGAGACTGACTCTTCTAAACCAGCATATCATTTTCATGAAATGTACAAATTGTTCAGTTTCAAGATTTGATATTGTCCATGTTCTTTGTGCAACTGAATAGGGGTTGATGAGGCTTATAGATGATAGCATTCTGCTGTTATTCACACTTTATACAACGTCCCAATGGGATTGTACAAACACCAAACTGTTAAATtgacaccacaccaacacatgcATCACAGGTGTAACTCATTTAAAATAAAACGTCAAAAACAAATAGCTCTTTCATATTAataatgtgcatgtgttggtAAGAGTGCTAAGAGAAAATTCTGATCCAAAGCATTCAACTGTGTACTTTAAATATTTATTagttcaaaagaaaaaaaaaaaaaagatttgcgtAGACACAAACTACAAAACCTCTGCATTCCTGTACATGTATACGTTTAGTCCATCTGTGTTTCCACCACAGGAGGTCGATGCGAGGGCACGGTCATTCTTTTAAATGTCAAACTAACACTGAGGAACCACAGTCATGATCTCAAAAGAGGGAGggctgagagagaaagggagggctgagagagagagagagagagagagagagagagagagagagagagagagagagagagagagagagagagagagagacagagagagagagagagagcgctgcttCCAGTTACTCTTCACTCCACTCTTCAGTGCACAGTGAGAGGGGGACAGTTGGGCTTTCTTTTAAAGTTTTGGCCTCTGATTCACCTtaaggagggagtgtgtgtgctgctgagacTACAATGTCACCCAGTGGCCCTCACCCTACctgttcctctctcacacaaactgaAGGCCCCAGGCAGAGCCATGCCACAGCATATGCCATCTACTGTAGCACTACGTCTGAGAATGTGTCAGATGGCTCGGGTATGTAGACACGGGGCTTCGTTTTGAGGGCTAACTTATgaagagaaaaaataaatgcatttacCGTATTAGTGGGGGCAACATGAAACATGTAAGCAGGGGGTGGTAGCCCTCCGCAAaggcatgtttgtgagtgtgggaGCATGTTTACACGTGTGGGTagagataaaaacaaacaaaaaacaaaaaaacaaacaaacaaacgaggtGGTCTCAGAGTTGCGTTTCTCTTCCTGTCCTCATCTCCCCACACTGTGCATGTCCGTATGGAAGTCTGGGAAGCCCAGCAGCATGGCAGGGGTCTACGCTGTCCcggttcctcctcttcctcctggacCCCCTGTCCTGATGTCATGCCAAATCTTCACCAGAGGCTCACGGTTCTTCCAAATCAGCTCATGGCCATACCACACATACCAGCTGCAGACAGACATGTTGACAGGTCACAGAAATGTAAACAACTGTAAGTGTAAAGAATGTTACAGCTAGAAAGGGTAATACAGAACCCTCACTTAATTGTATCCTTTGTGAAGAAAAAGACACACATCTTACTGACATTAAATACATTATTACCTGTCAATTGACATTTTAAAAATTAAATAATTTCAGGAGAATCAGCAAATCATTCCACTCCTTCAATGAAGCACATCAGAGACATCCTATCAAATAACGACACAGTTGAGAAGACTGCGAGGTTTTTGCATACTCACATTCCAAAAAGGGCTCCGCCCAAATGTGCCGCGTGGTCGAATAACTTCCATCCCATCACTAAGCCAGCTGTATCCATGGCAACGATCGCTTTCAatgcctaaaaaaaaaaaaaaaaagttgccaaAAAAAGTTGTATAAGTAACACTGTATACACAGCCATCTACTTTATAGCTAAGAAGCATTCGCTGCCTCCCGCTATTGAAAATTCAATTCACTGTAGTCCCTCCTTCATTTCTGACTAGTGGACATTTGCAGTACAGCACATATAGTCTCCATGGGTGTGCTTTGCCTCAagtccacacagcaccacaatGCCCCCACTAGGCTACTCACATTGCCTGCAGTGAACGTGTACATGGGCAGGAAGATGATGGCCAGTTTGGCCTCCGGCATCTTGGTGCAGACGGCAGCCAGAACGGTCATGATCGCTCCAGACTGTTGAGGGGAAAGCCAGTATGTGATCAGACAAAAGTAATGTGTTCAGTAGTTTGCAAAATCACTACGCTACTCTGTTCTACACTATACAGGTCACACATAGCTATTGAGTATCATTCTCTTTTTGACTCCCTCAGGCAAATGTTTTCTTTGATATCTCTGGTCCATATATAACAGCATGACTGTGGAATGATAACTTTACTCCATCTAAATAGGCTGAAAGACTGAATACAAGATCAAGTACACCTTTAACAGTAATTAAGGCGAAACAGTTTAGTTTTCAACATTGCTATAATCCAATAATTTAGAATCTTTTTCAGGGGGACCAACAAATTGGTCAGTATAAAAATTGAAGCATTCTTTCAACAGTCTGCAAGGGGACCAACACATTCAGCTACAATTACAGTGTCAATAAAAGGTATTCACCTAACTTGAATATTTCCACTTTTGCTGTTTTTATGCATTTGAATATTGATCAATAATTTACAAAAATCCCCTCTTTAATGTAAAAGTGAAACCAGATTTCTACAAAGTAAAATCTTGATTTATGGGGGTCAAATACAAAAAGAAACCATCAAAAGCCTAGAGAACCATgggaaaatacaaataaaatgtaccaCAGTTACCTTCTATTAACTATTTGACTAAACCATCATAagcatttaaaacaaaatgtcactgaataGATTGCAGATCTGTTTAACCACTGCTATACAGTCTGTGACTAGAAAAATGCTTACCGCTCCAAGAGATGGGCCCAAGCGACCAGTGCCTATCTTAGCTAAATAACTACCAAATGTGGAGATGGCCCCTGGTGAGAAACACAAAGGTATACAAATGTTAAGACAACAATGCAATGttctgattcacacacacactcacacacacacacacacacacacacacacacacgcgcgcgcgcgcatatagacacacacacacacagacacacacacacacacacaaatgcgcatatagaaagacacacacagacagacacacacacacacaaacacacattgaacTTATTTAAGAATACACATTGTGTATGGGGATgtaagcatgcacgcacatacacacacacacatacctgcagaCAGGTAGACAGCCATGAACTGCTCCTTGCCCAGCATGGAGACGATGCTGGAGGAGAAGCTCCAGAGGACGTACATGTTGGCGGCCAAGTGGAACAGAGAATAGTGACTGAACGTGGACAGCACCATGGGAAGGCACACAGCCTCTGAGTGAAGTGGAGgagatagaacacacacacacacacacacacacacacacacacacacacacacacacacacacacacacacacacacacacacacacacacacacacacacacacacacacacacacacacacacacacacacacacacacaatgaaatagTTCAAGAATTTAAAGGCATACCACTGCACTGACAGGAAAAGGGCTTTAAATTGGCCTCAATCACCAATCTACACATTTGTTCAGACATAACACTAGGGCTGAAATATTAAGGCTACAAAAGCTGGGGTTGTTACTATATATGTTAGATCtagggctgggacaacgcatcgacttaaccgattagttcgacgcaaaaaatacgtcggttcaaaatatgcgaatcgacacgtcgtcaaaatcaaaacaaggttggcggcaacatgagtgactcctcagaatttcaaaagtgcaaggcactgcagcacgcactcgttcctctactgcgtttctctaactatgggccgcggacggagctgcaccggtccgcaatgtagagagactgctggtctgtgaggcgtggagtgaaattaggctcggtgcttcacctgataatttgctgcgcaattgatgaagcaaccgcggcccgacagaaaaagaaaacaaaagtttcagcaaccaggaggaaatacttgctaattcggtgtgaataaacatacagcaacacaatgaagtgttggtatgagcgttcattgaatgcatgcatgtgcgtgtttgcgcgacagaaactgaaactaatcgataacgttggtggcaagttccgttcaaccttctgtttaattatttaacgacgtttaatagaacaacgtggattcttgatacagagcagagtatagttcagtcaaatttgaatatggtcaaaagattgtagccttagtctttcatctaaaaatctccagatcagtgatttacatctgctcggccgtaatatagactaaagttggtacgtgtttcctgaatccttacattcagagattcaaatggaatttcattaaaaagcatgtcaatTTTGTCTCCATTTACCTACAAGagtttgatgcttgcatgagggaaacatcccaaaacaatagcacccatattattgctgttgttttcagaagtactgTATTTGTCATGCAACCATTACCATGCAAAagctatgtaagggataatcaatgacgcgccgtgcgtttataggaaaataatgcacgttcgaagtggtattaaggacccgacgccgcaggcggaggggactttacacttcgataagtgcattattttcctataaacgcacagggcgcggagttgattatcccgcttataccactgctactatcattttcgtttatattgccgccgtcttagatacaacattgctgtttttaccgttacattcacattggcgaattaatattcaagtgtaataagcccaaaagaagggaactacttcatagccgtgcggtatatagaaaaataatgcacgttccaaatagcgcatcacaataggaaatttgaccaagcagtggtataatgtaattatactgtatcttacattactaaagcaggtctctgattttttcacaaactttttgtgaacaatgttagcatttaaaacattgactgctttgaagtgaaagtacacttaatacagcataataataattataataatgatcatcataatgatgatttgatgggggtatacagtatgtgtaggtgggccctatggccccaaagtcccaaagacttaaaataagcctacttaacttgtcattttattgatggCAGTTGGGATCTTATCCccttcaatttgacaacactcccagtgttttcaaggcttcaaggttttattgaatgctacctctgacttagaatgcattactttgcacttgcata
The Sardina pilchardus chromosome 13, fSarPil1.1, whole genome shotgun sequence genome window above contains:
- the cldn15lb gene encoding claudin 15-like b, with product MTVLVLQVLGLTLGVLGWCMESSCTSSHSWRVGSHVEAVMTSSWVFEGLWMSCTSNSMGAVQCNKYKTVLGLPGYVQGCRALMIIALLLGLASIIVAVLGLKCTKLGNTSREAKGKIALTGGSLFILSGLCTLSAVSWYASRIVQEFYDPFYGGTKFELGTGLYMGWGAAALAMLGGGMLCCSCKMGASSIPQGGYSYNYSAQGTAKTIYRTAPMSESGSTKAYV